A genome region from Myripristis murdjan chromosome 16, fMyrMur1.1, whole genome shotgun sequence includes the following:
- the bola1 gene encoding bolA-like protein 1: protein MLPSVLRCARPVSTALALSRPLAHFRPHMDPDPSRPVERAIRTKLTDMLKPEHLEVHNESHMHAVPPGSESHFRVLVVSPMFEGLSLIQRHRLVNEALREELSSCVHALAIQAKTPEQWGSNPTLAKSPPCLGGSKGDHTMEEKLKAGRE from the coding sequence ATGCTGCCCAGTGTCCTCCGCTGTGCTCGGCCCGTCTCCACCGCTCTTGCCTTAAGCCGGCCTCTGGCCCACTTCAGACCGCACATGGACCCAGACCCCAGCCGGCCCGTTGAGAGGGCCATCAGAACTAAACTGACCGATATGCTCAAGCCTGAGCACTTGGAGGTCCACAATGAAAGCCACATGCATGCTGTGCCCCCGGGCTCCGAGTCCCACTTCCGGGTTTTGGTTGTCAGCCCGATGTTTGAGGGCCTGTCTTTGATACAGCGTCACCGGTTGGTCAACGAGGCTTTGCGCGAGGAGTTGAGTAGCTGTGTTCATGCGCTGGCTATCCAGGCAAAGACCCCTGAGCAGTGGGGCAGCAACCCCACCCTGGCCAAGAGTCCACCCTGCTTGGGAGGCTCTAAGGGAGATCACACCATGGAGGAGAAACTGAAGGCCGGACGAGAATGA